From a region of the Desmodus rotundus isolate HL8 chromosome 7, HLdesRot8A.1, whole genome shotgun sequence genome:
- the CHURC1 gene encoding protein Churchill isoform X1, translating to MCGDCVEKEYPNRGNICLENGSFLLNFTGCAVCDLCKNCHHVVARHEYTFSIMDEFQEYTMLCLLCGKAEDTISILPDDPRQMTLLF from the exons ATGTGTGGTGACTGCGTGGAGAAGGAATACCCCAATCGG ggtAACATCTGCCTGGAGAATGGATCATTCTTGCTGAACTTCACAGGCTGTGCCGTGTGCG ATCTGTGTAAGAATTGTCATCATGTAGTAGCCAGGCATGAGTATACCTTCAGTATCATGGATGAATTTCAG GAGTACACCATGCTGTGTTTGTTATGTGGCAAAGCTGAAGATACTATCAGCATTCTCCCTGATGACCCCCGACAGATGACTCTGTTATTCTGA
- the CHURC1 gene encoding protein Churchill isoform X2: protein MCGDCVEKEYPNRGNICLENGSFLLNFTGCAVCGKRDFMLITNKSLKEEDGEEIVTYDHLCKNCHHVVARHEYTFSIMDEFQEYTMLCLLCGKAEDTISILPDDPRQMTLLF, encoded by the exons ATGTGTGGTGACTGCGTGGAGAAGGAATACCCCAATCGG ggtAACATCTGCCTGGAGAATGGATCATTCTTGCTGAACTTCACAGGCTGTGCCGTGTGCGGTAAGCGGGATTTTATGCTCATCACAAACAAATCTCTGAAagaggaagatggagaagaaatAGTTACCTATGATC ATCTGTGTAAGAATTGTCATCATGTAGTAGCCAGGCATGAGTATACCTTCAGTATCATGGATGAATTTCAG GAGTACACCATGCTGTGTTTGTTATGTGGCAAAGCTGAAGATACTATCAGCATTCTCCCTGATGACCCCCGACAGATGACTCTGTTATTCTGA
- the GPX2 gene encoding glutathione peroxidase 2 has product MAFIAKSFYDLTAVSLDGEKVDFNTFRGRAVLIENVASLUGTTTRDFSQLNELQCRYPRRLVVLGFPCNQFGHQENCQNEEILNCLKHVRPGGGFQPTFTLVQKCEVNGQNEHPVFAYLKDKLPYPYDDPFSLMTDPKFIIWSPVRRSDVAWNFEKFLIGPEGEPFRRYSRTFPTLNIEPDIKRLLKVAI; this is encoded by the exons ATGGCTTTCATTGCCAAGTCGTTCTACGACCTTACTGCTGTCAGCTTGGATGGGGAGAAAGTAGATTTCAATACATTCCGAGGCAGGGCAGTGCTGATTGAAAATGTAGCATCGCTCTGAGGCACAACCACTCGGGACTTCAGCCAGCTCAACGAGCTGCAATGCCGCTATCCCAGGCGCCTGGTGGTTCTTGGCTTTCCTTGCAACCAATTTGGACATCAG GAGAACTGTCAGAATGAGGAGATCCTGAACTGTCTCAAGCATGTCCGCCCTGGGGGTGGATTCCAGCCCACCTTTACCCTTGTCCAAAAGTGTGAGGTGAATGGTCAGAACGAGCATCCTGTCTTCGCCTACCTGAAGGACAAGCTCCCCTACCCTTACGATGACCCATTTTCTCTCATGACGGATCCCAAGTTCATCATTTGGAGCCCAGTGCGGCGCTCCGACGTGGCCTGGAACTTTGAGAAGTTCCTTATCGGGCCGGAGGGGGAGCCCTTCCGCCGCTACAGCCGCACCTTCCCCACCCTCAACATTGAGCCCGACATCAAGCGCCTCCTCAAAGTTGCCATATAG